The segment GCACTGACCAGGGCCGGCCGTTCCAGCGGCAGCTCCCCGGCAAGACGGACCTCCGCCACGCTGGACAGGCCACCGTGCGAAGCCAGAAACGCCTCGAGCACGTTACACAGCCGCGCAACGTCCAGCTCGCGGGACTCCAGCTGCCGCAGGGCCCTGTAGAGCCGTGACATATGGATACCGCGCGCGCCCGCGTCATCGAGGCTCACCCCCGCGCTGGCCCGGGCGACCACTGGCTGGCCGGTCAGATACAGCGGAAGGGTGATGTCTTCCATACCCACCCAGTCGAGTGCGGAGGCGTGCGTAGCAGCCGACGCGGCAATATCCGGTAGCGGATCGGTCGCGGAGGTTTCCGTATCCGGTGAGACCGGAGACACACAGGTAGAGGACATAAGACACCTTGTTGCAGGCGGGTCGACCCCATCACAGGACGGTGGCCGATCCGTGTTGTCGGGGCTCAATCGAAACGTTATGGTATAACATCCTTAGCGCAACCGACGGAACCCCATGACCCGCGACGAACTGCTGGCCATGCCTGCCGAGGCCTACATGAGCGAGGCCCAACTCGCGTACTTCCGCGAGCGCCTGCTCGAAATGCGCGACGAGATCCTGGCCGACATCGAGGGTGCCCGAGATGGGCTGCTCGACAACGAGCGCACCCCGGACGAACTGGACCGCGCGGCAATGGAGGAGCCCCGGCTCCTCTCCATGCGTGTACAGGAACGCGAGGGACGCCTGCTGCGAAAGATCGACCAGGCCCTGGATCGTATTCAGACCGGCGAATACGGCTACTGCGAAGTGAGCGGTGAACCCATCGGCCTGCCACGCCTGCTGGCGCGTCCCACGGCGACCCTCTGCATCGAAGTCAAGGAACGCCAGGAAAAGACCGAGCACGTAATCGTTCGCTGAGGCCGCATCCCCATTCGACTCGGGCGCGCTCCAGCGGCCCGAGCATTTCCCCTGGAGGTAGCAATGAAACGTCTTCCCGTCACCGTCCTCTCCGGCTTTCTCGGCGCCGGCAAGACCACGCTGCTCAACAACATCCTGCACAACCAGTCGGGGCTGCGCGTCGCGGTCATCGTCAACGACATGAGCGAGGTCAACATCGACAGCGCCCTGGTGCGCGGCGGCCAGGATGCCGTCACCCGTACCGATGCCCGCATGGTCGAGATGACCAACGGCTGCATCTGCTGCACGCTGCGGGACGACCTGCTGGTGGAGGTGCGCCGCCTCGCCGAATCCGGGCAATACGACTACCTGGTCATCGAATCCACCGGCATTTCCGAGCCCATGCCCGTGGCCGCCACCTTCGCCTTCCGCGACGAGAACGGTCAGTCCCTGGATGATGTCGCCCGCCTCGACACCATGGTGACCGTCGTCGACGCCGGCGCTCTGCTGAAGGACTATGCCTCCACCGATTATCTAGGGGATCGGGGTGAATCACTGGGCGAGGAGGACGAGCGCACCGTCGTCGACCTTCTGGTGGATCAAATGGAGTTTGCAGATGTCATCATCATCAACAAGGTGGACCGCGCGACGCCCGATGAACTCGCGACCGTTCGCGGCGTGGTCCGCGGCCTGAACCGCGAAGCGCATGTGATCGAGGCCACCCATGGCAACGTTCCCCTCGAACTGCTTCTGGGCACCGGCCGCTTCGACTTCGACCGCGCATCGCAGGCCGCTGGCTGGGCGCAGGAGATGATGGGCGGACACACGCCGGAAACCGAGGAATACGGGATCTCGAGCATCGTGTATCGGGTGAATCGCCCGTTCCACCCGGCCCGCTTCTTTGACCTGCTGCACCAGGAGTGGCCCGGCGTGATCCGCAGCAAGGGCTGGTTCTGGCTGGCCTCGCGCCCGGACTGGGCCGGCACACTGTCGCAGGCCGGCGGCGCGTTGACGCATCACGCCGCCGGCTTCTGGTGGGCCGCCGTACCGCCGGAGAAACGTCCCACTAACGAGGACTGGTGGGACACGGCCATAGCGCCAGTATGGGACGAACGTTTCGGCGATCGCCGCCAGGAGATCGTACTGATCGGTATAAAAATGGACGCAGACGCCATGCGCCAGCGTCTCGATGCCTGCCTGCTCACCGACGACGAAATGGCGGCGGGCCCGCAGCAATGGCAGCACTTCGAGGACCCGTTTCCGGTCTGGCGCCTTTCGGACGAGCCCGAGGGATCGCCGGAAGAATCCCGGACCCGAGAGGTTTCATCCGCATGAGTCCGAAAAACCAATCCGCACATCGCCCCGGGCCCTCCAGTCGTCATCGCTTCGTCGACCAGTCCAGGGAGCTCCTGGGCATCCACCGTGAAGAGGTCAATGCACTGATCTGGAGACGACCACTGGACCTGGCCCTGTCGACTCAGTCGGAAGCCCTGGCCAGTACCGAGCCGGGTATGCTGCTGGATATCCGCTGCCGTCCCGACCAGGTACGGCTCCGGCTCCTGGAAGCCACCGGACAGCCCCCGTTCCAGGTCCATCTGCTGGGCCGGGACATTGAGCATCTCGCCCGCGCATTCGCCATCGTTGCGAGCGCGGTCAGCATCAGCATTCAGCTTGAAGTCCTCGATCATCAGCCCTGCCGCCTGTTCCATGTGGACAACAATGTCCTTCGCATGTTATGCACCTATTTCGGGCCCGGGACCGAGTACGCGGACGAGCGACATCTGAACCGCGAACGACTGCAACAGAACGACAACGAGGGCGTGCTAGGCGGGCGCCCCCCGTTAATCACCGAAGCCGGACAGGCCATCCTGATGAAGGGCAAACGCTACGCGTCGGAAAATGGGCGCGGCGCGGTGCATCGATCGCCACCCGTTCCCGCGGGCCAGCGCCGCCTCGCGCTCCGTCTGGACTATCCATAGCGTTTGTCTCCGGTATCGCGCGGGACCTGCCCCACTGAAAGCTGCAAGCAGCAACCTCCCGGGCGCGAGGGGCCGGAGTCGCCGCTCTCCCCCATGGCAGCCCCAGAGGCGGACCTGTGTTGTTCACAAAAAGCCGGAAAGCCACTTGACCCGTGCGTCGTCTTTCGTCAACCTTCAATTGCGAACGCTTCTCATTTCCTTTAGGAGGTCTCGAATGTTCACCCTGGATGCCTGGCTGGAACGCACCCACCCTTCGCTGCGGATCGTCGACAGCGCCTCACGCCGCGTCATCGCCCAGTGGCAGGGAGACGATCTGCACCACCTGTTCGAATCCGGCACGATCGCGCCGGACGAATGCTGCGGACCACGCTCCCGGAAATCCGAACATGAAACGATTCGCGAGCTCATACTGGAAGCATGTCTGGAAGGGCTTACCGTGTGCCGGCGCAATCGGCCGCGCGTCTCACAGTGCGCAGCTTCGGCGCCGTCTCAGTGCCCGCTCGAACAGCTCGCGACCAGTGAAGCACCACACCAACCCGACGGCCGGTCCCGAAACCTCCAGCTCATTGGCTCGACCCGAAGCGTTCCGGTCCGCCACAAGGCCCATGATATTGCGCAACGACCATCGTTGCGCTTAGCGTTCCGAAAATGCCCTTCCCCCTACTGACCCGGTGAACCGCGCCGAACGCATCTTTCATCTGCACCGCCTGCTGCAGGCGCGGCGCCCGCCGTCGCTGGCGGACCTGATGGAACGGCTCGAGGTCTCGCGCGCAACCATCAAGCGCGACATCGAGTACATGCGCGATTTCATGCAGGCGCCGATCGAATACGACCCGCAGGCCAACGGCTACCGCTATGCCCATGACGCCCCGGCCTTCGAACTGCCCGGGCTGTGGTTCAACGAGTCTGAATTGCTGGCACTGCTGACCATGGAGCAGCTGCTGGAAGATGTGCAGCCGGGTTTGCTGGCACCCACGCTGGGCCCGCTGAAGGAACGCATCCGCGAGCTCCTCGCCAGTGGGGGGCACCAGCCGGACGCCGTGCGCCGTCGCATCCGCATCCAGCCGCTGGCGCAGCGGGGCGGGCGCAGCGAGGGTTTTCAGGCCGTGGCCGCCGCGACCCTGGACGAACAGCCGATCGCGATCGAGTACCACGGCCGCGCCCGCGACACAGCGACCCAGCGCGTGGTACATCCACAGCGCCTGCTCTATTACCGCGACAACTGGTATCTGATCGCCTGGTGCGAGCAGGCGCAGGATCTGCGCACCTTTGCCCTGGAACGCATCCGTTCGACAACCCCGACCGAGGGCCCCTACCGCGATATCGACGAGCCCACGCTGGAGGCCCACACCGGATCGGCCTTCGGCATCTTCACCGGCCCGGCGCAGGAATGGGCCGAGCTGCGCTTCACCCCGGAGCACGCCCGCTGGGTGGCCGACGAGACCTGGCACCCGGACCAGATCGGCGAATACGAGGGCAAGGCCTACCGCCTGCGTATCCCCTACGCAGACCCCACCGAGCTGATCCAGGAAATCCTGCGCCACGGACCCGGCGTCGAGGTGCTTGCGCCCGATAGCCTGCGTACGCGTGTCGCCAAAGCCCTCAGGGAAGCGGCCCGCCAGTACCCGTAACGCTCTGCGTTTGGCGATCCGCGAGCCCGACGCGTTCCCTCGGGATCACAAAATCCGCATACACCGCTGATCCACACAGGCGTTCTGTGAACTTTGATCGAGACGGCAACGTCTCGCGCCTCCTAGCATTCGCCATGTACGTGGACAGCGTCTAAAAACGACCAAGGGATTCAGGAGTGTGGCGCGCATATCATTCATGGAAAAGGCGTTATGGCCGCTACCGGCTTTACCGGGTGCACCGCAGGGAGGCGACGAAGCTGCTGCGGCCAATCGAGCGACAAAAGGGGCGCCTGCCCCGCTCCATCCGCCGCCAGACGCGAGAATACGCAACCGAAGTGCTCGGCTGGAACGGCTATGCCGACTGGCTTCAGGTGTACGCGGCCGTGGCCGGAGAATTTCGCGAGGGCTGGATTCCCGGCAACTACTACAGTCAGGTGGTATTGCCGACCATCAACCGCAAGGCGGGCCAGATCTCCAGCATCCGCTCGCTCTCGCGGCATCTCTTTCGCAGCCCGCACTTTCCCGATCGCGCCCACGTGATGAACGGTCGGCTGATGTCTCCGTCTTTTCGCCCGATCCCGGACGACGCCTGGGAGCACACGCTGTTCCGCCATTCCAGTCGTGTCGTGTTCAAACCGGACGGCGGCCGCGAGAGCAGCGGGGTGATGTTGCTGGACGCCCGGACACTGGACCGGGAACGCCTGCGCAAGCTACCCGACGGCACCCTGCAGGAATTCGTGGTCCAGCATGAACTGTTCGACCGCATTGCCCCCGGGTTTGTAACCACGCTGCGCATCACCACCGTCCTGCATTCCGATGGCCGGGCGCGCGCCCGTGCCGCATTCCTGCGCACGGGTATCGACCCCAACCAGCACGCTCCGCAGGCGGCCGATTTCTGTATTCCGCTGAATCGTGCCACGGGGGAACTGGAAGAACTGTACATCCCCGTCTCGGTCGAGAGCGGACGCCTGGGCGCCTTCGGCTATCTCCCTGACTGGACCGAGACAGAACGTCACCCCGTATCCGACATCATGTTCGCGGGTCTCGAGACCCCCGCCTTCCGTGAGGCCGTCTCGGTCGTGGAGAAACTCCACAACCGGATCCCCCATGTCGGCTGCATCGGCTGGGATGTCGCCATCAGCCGTCAGGGCGAGGTTCGCCTGCTCGAGTGGAATGCACGATTGCCGGCCATCACCTTCGCCGAAGCCGCCATGGGTCCCTGTTTCACCGGCCTCGGCTGGGAACACCTCTGGCGCCCGCCGGAACAACGCCCCGTCCCCGCAACTCCTCCCCTGCAAGACCCTCCCGGCAACAAGGTCAAGGCCCCCATGACTGCCAAGGCCCGGCCCAAACCCGCCTGAGCGAAAACGCCCTCAGGTCCGGTGGCTCATCCTGTGAGCCACCCCCGGTGCTACAACGGACCCCAGACCCAGACAAGAACGGAGTCCGAGATGCCCAACAAGACCCAGCAGGCCCGCCCGATCCCCGCCCTGCGCGGCTACTACGCCAAGCGCGGGCGCTACAGCGCGACCGCGACCACCGAAGAACTGCTGCAGACGATCCCCCTGGCCGGCTTCCGCCACCACGACGCCCCGAAGCTGTGGAACGCCCTGAAGCGCGGCCAAGCCCTGACCCTGCGCCGGGAACGGCTGAACCCGCATGACGCCAAGGCCGTCGCCATCGACTGGGTCGACCACCACCTCGGCTACCTGCCGCGCGACCGCAACGGCCTGGCCGCCGAACTGCTGGACCGCGACGAGCCCCTGGTCGCCCGCATCCTCGAAAAACGCGATCACGCCGACCGCCACAAGCAGCTGGAACTGGGTCTGTATCGGATGCGCCGCGCCTGCGGCGTGTGACACCCACAAGCAATGAGGACCCTTCAGACCCATACAACAGGACAATACCTTTCAGAACGAATGGAAAAAATGGGGCCCTAGTGGCACGGTAGTCGCTGTGGGCAACAGGGGTAATCATGGACGACTTATCGCCGAGCGACCTGAAGACCATCCTTCACTCGAAACGGGCCAACATCTACTACCTGCAGTACTGCCGGGTGCTGGTGAACGGTGGCCGTGTCGAGTACGTCACCGACGAGGGGAAGCAGTCCCTCTACTGGAACATCCCGATTGCCAACACCACAACACTGCTACTGGGAACGGGAACCTCCATCACCCAGGCCGCGATGCGGGAGCTGGCCAAGGCCGGGGTGCTCGTCGGCTTCTGTGGCGGAGGGGGAACTCCGCTGTTCAGCGCAAACGAAGTGGATGTAGAGGTTGCGTGGTTCAGCCCGCAAAGCGAATACCGGCCGACCGAATACCTCCAGCAATGGGTTCAGTTCTGGTTCGACGACACCCGCAGGCTGGCCGCCGCCCGTCGCTTCCAGCTCGCTCGCCTGGAGCGGATCGAAGCCATCTGGCTGCGCGCCAGGACGCTGCCGAACGAAGGCTTCGATGTCCCCGAGGATCAGCTACGCACGCTCCTTGAGCCCATGGAGAGCGCCATCCGCGCGGCCGCGACCAACACCGACCTGCTGACCCTGGAGGCACGACTGACCAAACAGCTGTTCGGCCTGGCCTCGCGGACGGTGGGCTATGGCGAATTCACCCGTGCCAAACGCGGCTCCGGGACCGACCCCGCGAACCGGTTCCTCGATCACGGCAACTATCTTGCCTACGGGCTCGGCGCGACGGCGACCTGGGTGCTCGGCATTCCGCACGGCCTGGCGGTACTTCACGGGAAGACGCGCCGCGGCGGGCTGGTGTTCGATGTGGCCGACCTCGTGAAGGACGCCGTGATCCTGCCTCAGGCCTTCATCTCCGCCATGCGCGGCGACGAGGAACAGGACTTCCGCCAGGCCTGTGTGGATCGGCTGACCCAGGTCGAGGCACTGGACTTCATGATCGACACCCTGAAGTCGGTCGCCCAGGAGGGCGGGATGGGCACCGCATGAACGTCCTGTTCATTTCCCAGTGCAGCAAGAACGCCCTGCGTGAAACCCGGCGCATTCTCGATCAGTTCGCGGAACGCCGCGGCGAACGGACCTGGCAGACCCCCATCACCCGGGAAGGGCTCGACACCGTCCGGCGCATGCTTCGCAAGAGCGCGCGGCGCAACACGGCCGTTGCCTGCCACTGGATCCGTGGACGCAACCAGAGCGAGGTTCTGTGGATTGTCGGCAATGCGAGCCGGTTCAACCTCCGCGGCGCGGTTCCGACCAATTCGACGACCCGCGATGTGCTGCGCAGGCACGACGAAAACGACTGGCACACCGGAGAGGACATCAAGCTGCTGGCCGCCATGGCCGCACTGCTGCATGACCTTGGCAAGGCGTGCGCGGCTTTTCAGAACCGGCTTACCGCGCGGGGCAACCCCGGACGCAACGACTACCGCCACGAATGGATCAGCCTGCGAATGTTTCAGGCATTCGTGGGCGACGACGATGACCGGGGCTGGCTCGAACGCCTGAAGGACACGGCCCCGACCAGTGATCAAGACTGGATAGACGGTCTTCTGCGCGACGGGCTGGATCAAAAGGGCGGCTCCCCCTTTCGGACACTTCCACCGCTGGCAGCGGCGATCGGCTGGCTGGTGGTTAGCCATCACCGTCTTCCGCTGCTTCCGGACGACGACGGTCGCCCGGGCGGAAAGATCAGCGGATTTCGGACCGAAACCCTGCGAGGGCTTCCGGACATCATCGAGGCCAACTGGAACGAACAGCCCGGCGAAACCCGTCAGGCAGCCATAAGGCCCTATTGGGAATTCCGCCATTCGCTCCCCACGAGCAGCGAGAAATGGCATCTGCGGGCCCGGCACATCGCCGAACGGCTACTGGACCGACGGGCACACGCCGGAGATAACTGGCTCGACAGGCCCTATGTCATGCACGTGGCCCGCATGAGCCTCATGCTTGCCGACCATCACTATTCCAGCGTTACCGACCCGAGAAAGCGACTCAGGGGTGATCCGGACCACCGGCTGTACGCCAACACCAACCGCGAAACCGGACGGCTCAACCAGCCACTGGATGAACACCTGATCGGGGTGGAGGCCCATGCGCGTGCCATTACCGGCGCCCTCCCCGGGGCCGAGCAGCACCTGCCCCGCATCGCCCGGCACAGGGGCTTTCGCAAGCGTGCGTCCGACCCCCGATTCCAATGGCAGAACCGGGCATTCGATCTCGCCACCTCGCTGCGGGAACGCGCATCCGCCCAGGGTTTTTTCGGCATCAACATGGCTTCCACCGGGAGGGGCAAGACCCTGGCGAACGGCCGCATCCTGTATGGACTGGCCGATCCCGAGCGAGGAACACGCTTCTCCATCGCCCTGGGCCTGAGGACCCTGACGCTGCAGACCGGACAGGCCTATCGCCAACTGCTCAACCTGGGTGAGGATGAGCTGGCCATCCGCGTCGGTGGAGCCGCCAGCCGCACCCTGTTCGAACACTTCGAGGAACAGGCCGAACACCACGGATCGGCCTCGGCCCAGGAATTGATGGACGAGGACGGCCATGTCTACTTCGACGGCGACTTCACGAACCATCCGGTCCTCCGTCGCCTGAGCCGCGACCCGGCCACACGTTCCCTGATCGCCGCACCCATCCTGGCCTGCACCGTGGACCACCTGACGCCCGCGACCGAGAGCCTGCGTGGCGGCCGTCAGATTGCGCCCATGCTGCGGCTGATGAGCAGCGACCTGGTGCTCGATGAAATCGACGACTTCGGGCTGGAAGACCTGCCGGCTCTCACACGCCTGGTCCACTGGGCAGGACTCCTGGGCTCCCGGGTGCTGCTGTCGTCCGCAACGCTTTCACCCAGCCTGGTGGAAGGGCTGTTCGAGGCCTATCGCGAGGGACGGCGGGAGTTTCAGCGCAACCGCGGTGAACCCGGGCGTCCCGTCAACATCGCCTGTGCATGGTTCGACGAATATTCCGCCCAGCACCAGGATTGCGCGGACCAGCCGCAGATCGCGGCCGCCCATCGCCAGTTTGCGCAGGCCCGCAAGGCCCGGCTGGCCCGCGAACCGGTTCGCCGCAGTGCCACACTGGCCCCGGTTGCCATTACGAGCACCGAATCGCGCGAGGAGACCCGACACCAGTATGCGGACGATCTTCGTGAGCATGCACTGGAACTGCATCGGCAACACCACGCCACGGACCCCGAAAGCGGAAAGCGAATCAGCTTCGGACTGATCCGGCTGGCCAACATCGAACCCCTTGTCGATATTGCGCGCCATATCTTCCGGGAAGGCGCCCCGGAAGGACACCGCCTCCACCTGTGTGTCTATCACTCGCGTTTTCCGCTGGTGACCCGGTCGGAAATCGAAAGAAACCTCGACACGCTGCTGAACCGGAAAGCCCCCGATGCGGTATTCCAGGCACCGGCGGTGCGCCGGCTTATCGACTCCAGCCCCGAACCGGACCAGCTGTTTGTCGTGATCGGGTCGCCCGTGACGGAGGTGGGGCGCGATCACGACTACGACTGGGCCGTCGTGGAGCCATCCTCGATGCGTTCGATCATCCAGCTTGCCGGGCGTGTCCGGCGTCACCGGG is part of the Thioalkalivibrio sp. K90mix genome and harbors:
- a CDS encoding YafY family protein — encoded protein: MNRAERIFHLHRLLQARRPPSLADLMERLEVSRATIKRDIEYMRDFMQAPIEYDPQANGYRYAHDAPAFELPGLWFNESELLALLTMEQLLEDVQPGLLAPTLGPLKERIRELLASGGHQPDAVRRRIRIQPLAQRGGRSEGFQAVAAATLDEQPIAIEYHGRARDTATQRVVHPQRLLYYRDNWYLIAWCEQAQDLRTFALERIRSTTPTEGPYRDIDEPTLEAHTGSAFGIFTGPAQEWAELRFTPEHARWVADETWHPDQIGEYEGKAYRLRIPYADPTELIQEILRHGPGVEVLAPDSLRTRVAKALREAARQYP
- the cas1f gene encoding type I-F CRISPR-associated endonuclease Cas1f — encoded protein: MDDLSPSDLKTILHSKRANIYYLQYCRVLVNGGRVEYVTDEGKQSLYWNIPIANTTTLLLGTGTSITQAAMRELAKAGVLVGFCGGGGTPLFSANEVDVEVAWFSPQSEYRPTEYLQQWVQFWFDDTRRLAAARRFQLARLERIEAIWLRARTLPNEGFDVPEDQLRTLLEPMESAIRAAATNTDLLTLEARLTKQLFGLASRTVGYGEFTRAKRGSGTDPANRFLDHGNYLAYGLGATATWVLGIPHGLAVLHGKTRRGGLVFDVADLVKDAVILPQAFISAMRGDEEQDFRQACVDRLTQVEALDFMIDTLKSVAQEGGMGTA
- the dksA gene encoding RNA polymerase-binding protein DksA, whose amino-acid sequence is MTRDELLAMPAEAYMSEAQLAYFRERLLEMRDEILADIEGARDGLLDNERTPDELDRAAMEEPRLLSMRVQEREGRLLRKIDQALDRIQTGEYGYCEVSGEPIGLPRLLARPTATLCIEVKERQEKTEHVIVR
- the zigA gene encoding zinc metallochaperone GTPase ZigA is translated as MKRLPVTVLSGFLGAGKTTLLNNILHNQSGLRVAVIVNDMSEVNIDSALVRGGQDAVTRTDARMVEMTNGCICCTLRDDLLVEVRRLAESGQYDYLVIESTGISEPMPVAATFAFRDENGQSLDDVARLDTMVTVVDAGALLKDYASTDYLGDRGESLGEEDERTVVDLLVDQMEFADVIIINKVDRATPDELATVRGVVRGLNREAHVIEATHGNVPLELLLGTGRFDFDRASQAAGWAQEMMGGHTPETEEYGISSIVYRVNRPFHPARFFDLLHQEWPGVIRSKGWFWLASRPDWAGTLSQAGGALTHHAAGFWWAAVPPEKRPTNEDWWDTAIAPVWDERFGDRRQEIVLIGIKMDADAMRQRLDACLLTDDEMAAGPQQWQHFEDPFPVWRLSDEPEGSPEESRTREVSSA
- a CDS encoding HIRAN domain-containing protein; this encodes MPNKTQQARPIPALRGYYAKRGRYSATATTEELLQTIPLAGFRHHDAPKLWNALKRGQALTLRRERLNPHDAKAVAIDWVDHHLGYLPRDRNGLAAELLDRDEPLVARILEKRDHADRHKQLELGLYRMRRACGV
- the cas3f gene encoding type I-F CRISPR-associated helicase Cas3f; translated protein: MNVLFISQCSKNALRETRRILDQFAERRGERTWQTPITREGLDTVRRMLRKSARRNTAVACHWIRGRNQSEVLWIVGNASRFNLRGAVPTNSTTRDVLRRHDENDWHTGEDIKLLAAMAALLHDLGKACAAFQNRLTARGNPGRNDYRHEWISLRMFQAFVGDDDDRGWLERLKDTAPTSDQDWIDGLLRDGLDQKGGSPFRTLPPLAAAIGWLVVSHHRLPLLPDDDGRPGGKISGFRTETLRGLPDIIEANWNEQPGETRQAAIRPYWEFRHSLPTSSEKWHLRARHIAERLLDRRAHAGDNWLDRPYVMHVARMSLMLADHHYSSVTDPRKRLRGDPDHRLYANTNRETGRLNQPLDEHLIGVEAHARAITGALPGAEQHLPRIARHRGFRKRASDPRFQWQNRAFDLATSLRERASAQGFFGINMASTGRGKTLANGRILYGLADPERGTRFSIALGLRTLTLQTGQAYRQLLNLGEDELAIRVGGAASRTLFEHFEEQAEHHGSASAQELMDEDGHVYFDGDFTNHPVLRRLSRDPATRSLIAAPILACTVDHLTPATESLRGGRQIAPMLRLMSSDLVLDEIDDFGLEDLPALTRLVHWAGLLGSRVLLSSATLSPSLVEGLFEAYREGRREFQRNRGEPGRPVNIACAWFDEYSAQHQDCADQPQIAAAHRQFAQARKARLAREPVRRSATLAPVAITSTESREETRHQYADDLREHALELHRQHHATDPESGKRISFGLIRLANIEPLVDIARHIFREGAPEGHRLHLCVYHSRFPLVTRSEIERNLDTLLNRKAPDAVFQAPAVRRLIDSSPEPDQLFVVIGSPVTEVGRDHDYDWAVVEPSSMRSIIQLAGRVRRHREPANSCPNIILPRKNLKALETPNKPAFCRPGFESETHRLRSHDLQELLRQEEYARVDSIPRILEPEPLQPTGYLVDLEHARLRDTVAPRDTGPSPETLSPRERRACKSDSPPPLNAASWYQVSRASLTGTLQRIQPFREASALEEIELVLMPDDSGEDWQLQQIWSAPGKRGKSVYIDVEKSLLLREDLEDNIGPRTDVWITSPYMDALTSLADELEMPLEECARRFGTVSVPKHESGWRVHDTLGFTVRHPARQ
- a CDS encoding DUF1826 domain-containing protein, which gives rise to MSPKNQSAHRPGPSSRHRFVDQSRELLGIHREEVNALIWRRPLDLALSTQSEALASTEPGMLLDIRCRPDQVRLRLLEATGQPPFQVHLLGRDIEHLARAFAIVASAVSISIQLEVLDHQPCRLFHVDNNVLRMLCTYFGPGTEYADERHLNRERLQQNDNEGVLGGRPPLITEAGQAILMKGKRYASENGRGAVHRSPPVPAGQRRLALRLDYP
- a CDS encoding sugar-transfer associated ATP-grasp domain-containing protein yields the protein MHRREATKLLRPIERQKGRLPRSIRRQTREYATEVLGWNGYADWLQVYAAVAGEFREGWIPGNYYSQVVLPTINRKAGQISSIRSLSRHLFRSPHFPDRAHVMNGRLMSPSFRPIPDDAWEHTLFRHSSRVVFKPDGGRESSGVMLLDARTLDRERLRKLPDGTLQEFVVQHELFDRIAPGFVTTLRITTVLHSDGRARARAAFLRTGIDPNQHAPQAADFCIPLNRATGELEELYIPVSVESGRLGAFGYLPDWTETERHPVSDIMFAGLETPAFREAVSVVEKLHNRIPHVGCIGWDVAISRQGEVRLLEWNARLPAITFAEAAMGPCFTGLGWEHLWRPPEQRPVPATPPLQDPPGNKVKAPMTAKARPKPA